From Mycoplasmopsis gallinacea, the proteins below share one genomic window:
- the dnaJ gene encoding molecular chaperone DnaJ, producing the protein MKNKRDYYEVLGVSKTATEAEIKKAYRKLAMKYHPDKTDDPKATEIMQEINEAYEVLSNADKRRMYDQYGHDGMNAQAGGFGGFEGFEGFSGDFSDIFENIFSGFGGFSSRRNHNPNAPKRGDDIKTTITISFLESIHGMVKKEEYPKYETCPDCNGTGAETPSDIQQCSDCHGSGYVEKIQRGIFGAQRVHTTCSKCSGKGKIITKVCKKCKGNCNVKVIKPVTIPISEGTTDGTMLKLLGYGNPGQNGGPSGDLYIEIRVKPHPFFKRHNHDIYLDFPVSFADILLEKTIIVPTPYGDQQIKLKKSYLDSKVVKVAGKGVKNKYGTGDLKLNLRIIIPDYGKKDRKKITEVLETIQDDTNENFVKEVNKAK; encoded by the coding sequence ATGAAAAATAAGAGAGATTATTATGAAGTTTTAGGCGTTAGTAAAACTGCAACTGAAGCTGAAATTAAAAAGGCATACCGTAAGTTAGCTATGAAGTATCACCCTGATAAAACAGATGATCCAAAAGCTACTGAAATTATGCAAGAAATTAATGAAGCTTACGAAGTTTTATCTAATGCAGATAAAAGAAGAATGTATGACCAGTATGGGCACGATGGAATGAATGCACAAGCTGGTGGATTCGGTGGTTTTGAAGGATTTGAAGGGTTCTCAGGAGATTTTAGTGATATTTTCGAAAATATCTTCTCAGGATTTGGTGGTTTTTCATCAAGAAGAAACCACAATCCAAATGCTCCAAAACGTGGTGATGATATTAAAACTACAATCACTATTTCATTTTTAGAATCAATTCACGGGATGGTGAAAAAAGAAGAATACCCTAAATATGAAACTTGTCCAGATTGTAATGGTACAGGAGCAGAAACTCCTAGCGATATTCAGCAATGTAGTGATTGTCATGGATCAGGATATGTAGAGAAAATTCAACGTGGGATTTTTGGTGCTCAAAGAGTGCATACAACTTGTTCTAAATGTTCTGGAAAAGGTAAAATTATCACAAAAGTATGTAAAAAATGTAAAGGAAATTGTAACGTTAAAGTTATTAAACCTGTCACAATCCCTATTTCAGAAGGGACAACAGATGGGACAATGTTAAAACTTTTAGGTTATGGAAATCCAGGTCAAAATGGTGGGCCATCTGGTGATTTATACATAGAAATTCGTGTAAAACCACATCCATTTTTCAAAAGACATAACCATGATATTTACTTAGATTTCCCAGTATCATTTGCTGATATTTTATTAGAAAAAACAATTATTGTTCCAACTCCTTATGGTGATCAACAAATTAAACTTAAAAAATCTTACTTAGATTCTAAAGTTGTTAAAGTAGCTGGTAAGGGAGTTAAAAACAAATATGGAACCGGTGATTTAAAACTTAACTTAAGAATTATCATTCCTGATTATGGTAAAAAAGATAGAAAGAAAATTACAGAAGTTTTAGAAACTATCCAGGATGATACTAATGAAAATTTTGTAAAAGAAGTTAATAAGGCAAAATAA